Genomic window (Bradyrhizobium sp. 186):
CTGCTCGTTCTCGAGCGCGATGAAATGATGCACCTGGCCCGGCATCGGCCCGAAACCGCCCATCTGCCACATCAGCCATTCGTAGACGGGAATGCGGCCAGCCAGCGATTTGGGCAGGAATTTTCCGGTCTTTTCGCCGAGATAGAGCAGGATCGCGCCGGATTCGAACAGGCTGACGGGCTTGCCGTCCGGGCCCTCGGGGTCGACGATCGCCGGAATCTTGTTGTTCGGGGAGAGCTTGAGGAACTCCGGCGCCATTTGCTCGCCCTTGCTGATGTTCACCGGGATCACCTTGTAGGGCAGCCCCATTTCCTCCAGCGCGACCGAAATCTTACGGCCGTTTGGCGTGTTCCAGGTGTGCAGCTCGATGATCATGCCTTATTTCCTTCCCCAAGAGGCTTAGGCTCCCGGCTTGAGCTCCCGGCTTGGGCTCTCGGCTTGGGCTCCCAACTACTCCAGAAGGTCGCAGCCCTACAACCGGCGGACCGGGATGGCCGACCGTCGGCCGATCCCTGTTGACTGGACCTGTCCCCTCTGGAATGTCGCGGGCGTCGCGGATAAATTCCGCCACTTCCAAAAACGCTCCCGAGGGACCGCCGTGTCGAAATCAGCCTCCCGCGCCCGCCTGTTCGAAATCATCCGCCGGCGCTCCTTCGGCCGCGGCGACGTCACGCTCGCATCGGGCCGCAAGAGCGATTTCTATTTCAACCTCAAGCCGACCATGCTGGATCCGGAGGGCGCGACACTGCTCGCCGAGCTCACCTATGAGACGCTGAAGGACGACCAGCTCGATTTCATCGGCGGGCTCGAGATGGGCGCGGTGCCGCTTGCCGGAGCGCTTGCGCAGATCTCCTGGATCAAGGGCCATCCGATCGCGGCGTTCTTCGTGCGCAAGAAGCCGAAGGAGCACGGCGCGAAGCTGGCGATCGAGGGCCTGCCCAAAGGCGAGACGCTCGAGGGCAAGCGTGTGGTGATCGTCGAGGATGTCACCACCACCGGCGGCTCGGCCATGAAGGCCGTCGAATCCGTGCGCGAGATGGGCGCCGAGGTGGTGCTGGTGCTGACCATGGTCGACCGCGAGGAAGGCGCCACCGACACGTTCGGCCAGGCCGGCCTGCCGTTCCGCTCGCTGTACAAGGCGTCGGAATTCTTGAAGAGCTAGGACGACAAAGCACTCTCCGTCGTCATGCCCGGGCTTGTCCGGCTTGTCCCGGGCATCCACGTCTTTGCCGCACCAAAGATCGTGGATGGCCGGGACAAGCCCGGCCATGACGAGGTCCCCACTTCGTTCGTGAACAGCCCCGCTCAACCCATCGTTTACCATCACGCTTTATGGTGAATCGGAAGCTGAGACGAGTTGCTCTCGGCGGTCGCGTTGCGTCGGGTGGAGTGAGCGTTGCGTACAGTCGTGTCCCATGCGCGCCGGCGGCGTCGCGCGATGCTTGTGGCCGCCACCCTTGCAGCTCCGCTGCTCGCGGCCCCTGCCCCGGTTTCGGCCGAAGGCCTGTTCGACTTCTTCTTCGGTGGCGCGCAGCAGCAACGCCCGCAGCGCGAGGTGCCGCAGGCGAACTCCTATGCTGATCCCTTCACCGGCCAGCAGAATGCCGCAACCCCACAATATGTCCCGCCGACACGCTCAGTGGCTGTCGGCGGTTCGGGCCCGGCCTTCTGCGTGCGCAGCTGTGACGGAAAATATTTTCCGCTGATGCGCGGCGTCGCGTCGCCGGCGCAGATGTGTCAGGCCTTCTGTCCTGCCAGCGCCACAAAAATCTATTTCGGCTCCAGCATCGACGGCGCCTATGCGCAGACCGGCGAGCGCTACGCCGACAGCGAGAACGCGTTTGCCTATCGCAAGGCGCTGCGCGCCGACTGCACCTGCAACGGCCGCGAGCCGGCCGGCCTCGCCCCGGTCGATCTCGCGCTGGATTCTTCGCTGAAGGCCGGCGACGTCATCGCGACCACCGACGGCCTCGTCGCCTACACCGGCATCCGCGTCGGCAACGACCAGGCCGCGGAGTTCACGCCCGTCGCCTCCTATCCCGGCCTCACCGCGCAGGTCCGCGCGCGCCTCGGCGAAATGAAAGTAGCCCCGGTGCGCGCAGAGACTGTGGCGGCGGATGCGCCGACGGCAGAGATCGTGCGTGGGGCATTTGCCCGATGTGACGGTGCCGAAGTCACAGGCGCAGAAATCGGCGAAGCGGGCGGGTTTGGACTAGCTGCTTGCTCCGTCGTTCCGGGGCATCGCGCAGCGATGAACCCGGAATGACAGCAAGCAAGTCTTCACCTCCCGATAATCACCCCGATCACATTCGGCGCCGCCAGATATTTCTCCTCGATCGCCGCGCGCGCCGCGGCACGGTTGTCCGCCGTCAGCAGGCCGCGCTTCTCGGCCAAAATCATCCAGCAGAAACCCCACCAGTCGGTCAGCATCCCCGCCTCGTCGACGAGGTCATAGCCCTGCTCGGCCGCGAAGATGCGCGCATGCGCTTCGTCCAGCGTGTCGAGAAACAGATGGTCCTCGGACGCGAACAGATCGTCGCTGACGTCGTCGATGGTGTAACCCCAGATCGACTGGCACACCGCGTTGAACTCGCGGTCGAACTGGTCGTCATCGACCGCATAACGCCGCGCCGCCTGATGCAGCCGCGACAGCGAGCGCGCAAAATCGGCAATCCGGGTGAGGGCAAATTGATCGAAGGCAATGGTGGACATGTGGTCCTCGCGAAGTCTGACAGACCCTAGATATTGTGTCGGCAACGCACCGAATCACAATGATATATCAAAGACTTGCTAAAGTGTTCTTAATTTGTTCTGATAGGCATCCAAGATTGTTGAGGAAACGTCGTCCTGGCGAAAGCCAGGACCCATTACCCCGGTCAGCGTTGCTTTTTGCGAGCTGTAGCCATGAGCGCGTGCAACTACTACATCTACAGCCTCGCAAGTCGCCATCACGGGACAATCTATATCGGTGTCACCAACGACATCTGTGCGCGGATTGAGCTGCACCGTTCGGTTAGAGGCTCCAAGTTCGTACACAGGTACGATATCTTCCGACTGGTTCATGTCGAAGTATTTGCGACACCGCAGGAAGCCATTGCGCGCGAGAAGCAGCTCAAGTTCTGGAAGCGTGACTGGAAGATTAAGCTGATCGAGGAAGAGAATCCCGACTGGAATGACCGGACGGGCCTTCTCTGACAGTTGGGGTAATGGGTCCTGGCTTGGGCCAGGACGACACCTTCCTTGTAACGCGAACTTCGGCTCAATTCGCCGCCGACATCAGCCTATCCCCGCACGCGCTCGCATAAAATTTGCCGCCGCATTGGCGCTTGATGGCGGCGCAGCGGGCGGCGGGGGACGCATTTTGCGGGACGGTAAAGCCGCAGCTCAGGCCGTCGGCGCTGCGGCCTGATTTGCCGGCGGCAAACGCAGCGCTGGAGGCGGTGATGCAGACCAGGAA
Coding sequences:
- a CDS encoding glutathione S-transferase family protein codes for the protein MIIELHTWNTPNGRKISVALEEMGLPYKVIPVNISKGEQMAPEFLKLSPNNKIPAIVDPEGPDGKPVSLFESGAILLYLGEKTGKFLPKSLAGRIPVYEWLMWQMGGFGPMPGQVHHFIALENEQDRAYGLKRYMAETRRLYSVLDRRLDGRDFVAGDLSVADFAILGWAWRHPRHKVELADFPNVKRWYEALMARPGVKRGMEAKLD
- the pyrE gene encoding orotate phosphoribosyltransferase — encoded protein: MSKSASRARLFEIIRRRSFGRGDVTLASGRKSDFYFNLKPTMLDPEGATLLAELTYETLKDDQLDFIGGLEMGAVPLAGALAQISWIKGHPIAAFFVRKKPKEHGAKLAIEGLPKGETLEGKRVVIVEDVTTTGGSAMKAVESVREMGAEVVLVLTMVDREEGATDTFGQAGLPFRSLYKASEFLKS
- a CDS encoding GIY-YIG nuclease family protein is translated as MSACNYYIYSLASRHHGTIYIGVTNDICARIELHRSVRGSKFVHRYDIFRLVHVEVFATPQEAIAREKQLKFWKRDWKIKLIEEENPDWNDRTGLL